Proteins from a genomic interval of Gordonia sp. SL306:
- a CDS encoding HemK2/MTQ2 family protein methyltransferase produces MVYRPQEDSQLLADAVRRSGRVPGARAADLCTGTGVVAIEMARLGAASVLAIDSCPGAAQTAAAQCRKASDIVTVEHRDLNDLTGRDTFDLVTCNPPYVPTPLDLDVTDEYAGPRNAWDGGPDGRSVLDPLCAGAAELLNPGGTLLLVQSEFADPAETVVALRCSGLRADIVARRRVPFGPVLTAQAAWFEELGLLDTDRRVEELVVIRADRPSTSAAPRGHR; encoded by the coding sequence GACTCGCAACTGTTGGCCGACGCAGTCCGGCGGTCCGGTCGTGTCCCCGGGGCCCGGGCAGCGGACCTGTGCACCGGAACCGGCGTCGTCGCCATCGAGATGGCCCGACTGGGCGCCGCCTCGGTGCTCGCGATCGATTCGTGCCCGGGCGCCGCACAGACCGCTGCCGCGCAATGCCGGAAGGCTTCCGACATCGTCACGGTCGAGCATCGCGATCTCAACGACCTCACCGGCCGGGACACCTTCGACCTCGTGACCTGCAATCCGCCTTATGTACCGACGCCGCTCGACCTGGACGTCACCGACGAGTACGCCGGGCCCCGGAACGCCTGGGATGGTGGGCCCGACGGCCGGTCGGTGCTCGATCCGCTGTGCGCAGGCGCCGCCGAACTGCTGAATCCCGGCGGAACTCTCCTGCTCGTACAATCGGAGTTCGCCGACCCGGCCGAAACTGTCGTGGCACTGCGTTGTAGCGGCCTCCGTGCCGACATCGTGGCGCGGCGTCGTGTTCCGTTCGGTCCCGTACTCACCGCCCAGGCCGCCTGGTTCGAGGAACTCGGGCTCCTCGACACCGATCGTCGGGTAGAGGAACTCGTCGTCATTCGCGCCGACCGGCCATCCACATCTGCGGCGCCGCGAGGTCATCGATGA
- a CDS encoding CDGSH iron-sulfur domain-containing protein — translation MSGSSTPTRVRVVRGGPMLVSGPVDIEMPDGSHVRSDRFTVAVCACGRSRRYPLCDTSHRRRIRADDAG, via the coding sequence ATGAGCGGCTCGTCCACACCGACTCGCGTCCGGGTGGTGCGAGGTGGACCGATGCTGGTGTCCGGACCGGTGGACATCGAGATGCCGGACGGATCGCACGTCCGGTCCGACCGGTTCACGGTCGCGGTGTGCGCATGCGGCCGCAGCCGGCGATACCCGCTGTGCGACACCAGCCATCGGCGTCGCATCCGAGCCGACGATGCAGGCTGA
- a CDS encoding iron-containing redox enzyme family protein: protein MLADRRGHAVTAELPPSCGALSSALIETLEDGHPLGSPTVGSSDPYGDDLQLALYIAYEMHYAGWAGVPDDREWDPEILTFRRELERHFLDAVHTDVGPADDFSSAHTEMNRLCVEPADGDGVSFILRDSGSWQQFRDMFAMRSLYHLKEADPHAWAIPRLRGAAKAAYVAVEFDEFGGGRAEAVHQELFADLLAAADLRPDYLAYLDGAPGWALAPVNLMSLFGLHRSLRGATVGHLAATEITSPPGSQRLLSGLERLDAPETCRHFYAEHVEADAVHEQILRHDVVGELVRAEPDLEADVVFGIRGFLLVEDAFDRGLRSVWEQGTVLV from the coding sequence ATGCTTGCTGATCGTCGCGGCCACGCGGTGACGGCCGAATTGCCGCCATCGTGCGGCGCCTTGTCCTCAGCGCTGATCGAGACGCTCGAGGATGGCCATCCCCTCGGCTCGCCGACTGTGGGTTCGTCAGACCCCTACGGGGACGATCTGCAGCTCGCGCTCTACATCGCCTACGAGATGCATTACGCGGGATGGGCCGGGGTGCCCGATGACCGGGAATGGGATCCTGAGATCCTCACGTTCCGTCGGGAACTCGAGCGGCACTTCCTGGATGCGGTGCATACCGATGTCGGGCCGGCCGACGATTTCTCGTCGGCACACACCGAGATGAACCGGCTGTGCGTCGAGCCCGCCGACGGCGACGGTGTCTCGTTCATCCTGCGCGACAGCGGTTCCTGGCAGCAGTTCCGTGACATGTTCGCGATGCGGTCGCTCTATCACCTCAAAGAGGCCGACCCCCACGCATGGGCCATCCCGCGGCTGCGGGGCGCCGCGAAGGCTGCGTACGTCGCGGTCGAATTCGATGAATTCGGTGGGGGCCGTGCAGAAGCGGTTCACCAAGAGCTGTTCGCGGATCTGTTGGCGGCGGCAGACCTGCGCCCCGACTATCTCGCCTATCTCGACGGTGCGCCCGGATGGGCGCTGGCTCCGGTGAACCTCATGTCACTCTTCGGTTTACATCGATCCCTGCGCGGGGCCACGGTCGGACACCTCGCCGCCACCGAGATCACATCGCCGCCGGGCTCGCAGCGATTGTTGTCCGGTCTCGAACGTCTCGACGCCCCGGAGACGTGCCGACACTTCTATGCCGAGCACGTCGAGGCGGACGCTGTCCACGAGCAGATCCTACGGCACGACGTCGTGGGCGAACTCGTGCGCGCCGAGCCGGATCTGGAGGCGGATGTCGTGTTCGGAATCCGTGGGTTCCTGTTGGTGGAGGACGCCTTCGACCGGGGTCTGCGGTCAGTCTGGGAGCAGGGCACCGTCCTCGTGTGA